The Thermotoga caldifontis AZM44c09 genomic interval GTCCCTGACGAGGAGCGGTACGATGGGATGTTCGCTTTCGATCGTCTCGTAACCCAATCTGATCAGACCTTCACGGAACCTCCTCGCCAAGCCTCTCAGATAAGAGAGTCGTTCCCTTCCCTCCTGGCTATCCAGAATCTGCAGAACCTTCAACGCGCAGGCGGCCTCGGCGGGCGTGATCGGGTTCGAGTATATGTACGTGATCGCTTTTTCTCTCAGATAAGTGATTATCGTTTCACTCGAGACAACGTAGCCACCGTTGACACCGAAGGCCTTACCGAGCGTTCCTACGAGAAGGTCCGCCCTGCCGTTGGTGACTTCCTCCGTTCCCCTACCCGTCGGGCCGAAGGCGCCCACGCCGTGTGAGTCGTCCACGACGGTGATGATGTTCTGAGGGAAATGATGATCGTACTTCTCTGCAAGTCTCTGAATCACGTCGAGCGGTGCGTAATCTCCCCTCATACTGAAGACCCCATCCGTCACTATGATCAACCTTTCAGCCTTGTTGATGCTCTGAACGATCTTTTCTTCAAGGTCTTTCATGTCCAGATGTTTATAAATGAACCTCTCCTTTGGACGGGCCAGCCTTATGGCGTTTATGATGCAGTTGTGGTTCAGCTCGTCGCTGATCACTATCGTTTCGGGCGTGACGAGCGACGCTATGACACCTATCACCGTCACGTATGCGGCACTGTAGATCATGGCTTCTTCCCGTCCGTGGAACCGTGCCAGGGCCTTTTCCAGGTCTCTGTGTGGCTGGAAAGTTCCACTTAT includes:
- a CDS encoding aminotransferase class I/II-fold pyridoxal phosphate-dependent enzyme codes for the protein MATDRLEKVLNAELEQLRSEGRAKGKEFIIVDVKKPANGKGPRYLIKGFGDKEFIRMNSNSYLGMSLREDIIKVEEETARRFGVGPGAVRFISGTFQPHRDLEKALARFHGREEAMIYSAAYVTVIGVIASLVTPETIVISDELNHNCIINAIRLARPKERFIYKHLDMKDLEEKIVQSINKAERLIIVTDGVFSMRGDYAPLDVIQRLAEKYDHHFPQNIITVVDDSHGVGAFGPTGRGTEEVTNGRADLLVGTLGKAFGVNGGYVVSSETIITYLREKAITYIYSNPITPAEAACALKVLQILDSQEGRERLSYLRGLARRFREGLIRLGYETIESEHPIVPLLVRDTKKTADLVNYLIEHGVLATGLNYPVVPKGDETIRFQINADHTPADIDYVLSVLEKYRKERWNV